One part of the Quercus lobata isolate SW786 chromosome 7, ValleyOak3.0 Primary Assembly, whole genome shotgun sequence genome encodes these proteins:
- the LOC115952309 gene encoding GDSL esterase/lipase At5g03610-like → MYTQKLIFSVLCFFLLFLLSGEEQVVEARLTHHHHHHHHHHHDDHRLFDFRPSKLFVFGDSYADTGNNRKSEANSWKYPYGITFPGKPAGRFSDGRVLTDYLAKFMGVKSPIPYRWRKLGVKYLKYGMNFAHGGTGVFNTLVGDPNMTTQIDFFQELIKTNVFNSSNIESSVALVTLAGNDYSAYNFRNGSTQGYPSFITSVVNQLKVNLKRIHGLGVKKIAVTALEPLGCLPSSTATSSFQRCNGAENSLVNFHNLLLQQAVAKLNKETKASTFVILDLYDSFMTVFKNKGDHLGSTKFENPLKPCCGGISSEYSCGSEDKNGTKKYTICDDPKSAFFWDSAHPTQEGWRAVYLALQATLEQL, encoded by the exons ATGTACACCCAAAAGCTCATCTTCTCTGTTCTCTGCTTTTTCCTCTTGTTCCTTCTCTCAG GGGAGGAACAAGTGGTAGAAGCACGTTTAactcatcaccaccaccaccaccaccaccaccaccacgacGATCACCGTCTCTTTGATTTTCGTCCATCAAAGCTCTTTGTCTTTGGAGATTCCTACGCTGACACCGGCAACAACAGGAAATCCGAAGCTAACTCTTGGAAATACCCTTATGGAATTACTTTTCCTGGAAAACCGGCTGGTCGTTTCTCAGATGGCCGTGTCCTCACCGATTACCTTG CTAAGTTCATGGGTGTGAAGTCTCCAATTCCATACAGATGGAGGAAACTCGGGGTCAAGTACTTGAAATATGGCATGAACTTCGCTCATGGAGGCACGGGTGTGTTCAATACGTTGGTTGGGGACCCAAACATGACCACCCAGATTGATTTTTTCCAAGAACTCATCAAAACTAATGTGTTTAACTCTTCAAACATAGAATCCTCTGTGGCACTCGTCACCCTCGCTGGTAATGACTATAGTGCCTACAATTTCAGAAACGGGTCTACTCAG GGTTATCCATCCTTCATTACCTCCGTGGTCAATCAACTTAAAGTTAACTTGAAACGCATTCATGGCTTGGGAGTTAAGAAAATAGCCGTGACAGCGTTAGAGCCTTTGGGATGTCTACCTTCGAGCACAGCCACATCCTCATTCCAACGATGCAATGGAGCTGAAAACTCGCTTGTGAATTTCCACAACCTTTTGTTGCAGCAAGCTGTGGCAAAGTTGAACAAAGAAACCAAAGCTTCTACTTTCGTCATTCTTGATCTTTATGACTCGTTCATGACCGTGTTCAAGAACAAAGGAGACCACCTAG GAAGTACAAAGTTTGAGAACCCACTGAAACCGTGTTGTGGTGGAATAAGCAGTGAATATTCCTGTGGAAGTGAAGATAAGAATGGGACCAAGAAATATACAATTTGTGACGACCCCAAATCAGCATTCTTTTGGGACTCAGCTCATCCTACACAGGAAGGATGGCGTGCTGTGTATTTAGCTTTGCAAGCCACTCTTGAGCAACTTTAA